From a single Populus trichocarpa isolate Nisqually-1 chromosome 17, P.trichocarpa_v4.1, whole genome shotgun sequence genomic region:
- the LOC18106979 gene encoding protein translation factor SUI1 homolog isoform X1, whose product MFKLPVHANSASSLDDIDPFAEANADDSGAGAKDYVHVRVQQRNGRKSLTTVQGLKKEYSYSKIQKDLKKEFCCNGTVVQDPELGQVIQLQGDQRKNVSTFLIQDVLFSAFKKKGGFTAWCVVWM is encoded by the exons ATGTTTAAATTACCAGTTCATGCTAACAGCGCTTCTTCATTGGATGACATAGATCCCTTCGCTGAGGCAAATGCTGATGACTCTGGTGCTGGGGCAAAGGATTATGTTCATGTGCGTGTACAACAGCGAAATGGCAGGAAAAGCCTGACTACTGTTCAAGGGTTGAAGAAGGAATATAGCTACAGCAAGATACAAAAGGACCTCAAGAAAGAGTTCTGCTGCAATGGAACTGTTGTCCAGGACCCTGAGTTAGGCCAG GTCATTCAACTTCAGGGTGATCAAAGGAAGAACGTTTCCACCTTCCTCATTCAG GATGTTCTGTTCtctgcatttaaaaaaaaaggtggattCACTGCTTGGTGTGTGGTGTGGATGTGA
- the LOC18106984 gene encoding uncharacterized protein LOC18106984, which produces MKVIIVAGAREFLLEIGLQDPVLDIKRRIQQLVGVPVTAQILAVSGWELVDGLDMEDYPIVIDGTRIELTIKPMMPAFSSYCGMIQIIVKFSARQINIEVDRTDTVRSLKEKIHIFDGTPIKRMSLFFSGVELDEDFRNLSEYGIHEFSEIVVFLKTMTRIRDDPPSRKLSIVVQTSSCLLNAACIPLEMKDSSTVNDMRQLLLSRKILPQDDYLFIHKQRIMRDSCSLRWHGVDNGDSLYVFKGTVSRS; this is translated from the coding sequence ATGAAGGTCATTATTGTTGCTGGGGCACGGGAATTTCTCTTAGAAATTGGCTTACAAGATCCTGTTCTTGATATCAAAAGAAGGATTCAACAACTCGTGGGTGTGCCTGTGACTGCACAAATTCTTGCTGTATCAGGTTGGGAGTTGGTTGATGGACTAGACATGGAAGACTATCCCATTGTCATTGATGGCACAAGAATTGAACTCACCATCAAACCAATGATGCCAGCATTTAGCAGCTACTGTGGTATGATTCAAATCATAGTGAAATTTTCAGCAAGACAGATTAATATAGAGGTTGACAGAACAGATACGGTGCGTAGCCTGAAGGAAAAAATCCACATTTTTGATGGCACGCCAATCAAAAGGatgtctcttttcttttctggggTGGAGCTTGATGAAGATTTTCGCAACCTCAGCGAGTATGGAATACATGAATTCTCTGAGATTGTTGTGTTCCTCAAAACCATGACTCGAATAAGGGATGATCCTCCCTCAAGAAAGCTAAGTATAGTGGTGCAAACTTCATCTTGTTTGCTCAATGCAGCATGCATTCCTTTGGAAATGAAAGACTCAAGCACTGTTAATGACATGAGGCAACTTCTTTTGAGCAGAAAAATCCTCCCTCAAGACGATTATTTGTTTATACACAAGCAAAGGATCATGCGTGACAGTTGTAGCCTCAGGTGGCATGGTGTTGATAATGGTGATTCCCTTTATGTGTTCAAGGGAACAGTAAGTCGTAGTTGA
- the LOC18106986 gene encoding peroxidase 3 gives MRGFGYFVVMFFCLLVFMGSTEGQLQMGFYSRSCPNAEKIVQDYVNRHIHNAPSVAATILRMHFHDCFVRGCDASLLLNTTSSGNQTEKLATPNVTLRGFDFIDRVKSLLEAACPGVVSCADVIALVARDAVVATGGPFWKVPTGRRDGTISRSSEASNNIPPPTSNFTSLQRLFANQGLDLKDLVVLSGAHTIGVSHCSSFSNRLYNFTGVLGTQDPALDSEYAANLKARKCRSLNDNTTIVEMDPGSFRTFDLSYYGHLLKRRGLFQSDSALTTNSTTLSFVNQLLQGSLENFFAEFADSMEKMGRINVKTGTVGEIRKQCAVVNS, from the exons ATGAGGGGGTTCGGTTATTTTGTGGTAATGTTCTTCTGTCTTTTGGTATTTATGGGCTCAACTGAAGGACAATTGCAGATGGGTTTTTACTCTAGGAGCTGCCCGAATGCTGAGAAGATTGTGCAGGACTATGTTAACAGGCATATCCATAATGCTCCATCAGTGGCAGCAACCATCCTAAGAATGCATTTCCATGATTGTTTTGTTAGG GGTTGCGATGCATCTCTGCTTCTGAACACAACTTCAAGCggtaaccaaactgaaaagtTGGCAACTCCAAATGTAACACTGAGAGGCTTTGATTTCATTGACAGAGTTAAGAGCCTGTTAGAAGCAGCATGCCCTGGTGTAGTCTCCTGTGCTGATGTTATTGCTTTGGTTGCAAGGGATGCTGTTGTAGCCACT GGTGGTCCATTCTGGAAAGTCCCTACAGGCCGAAGAGACGGGACAATTTCAAGATCCTCAGAGGCCTCGAACAACATCCCCCCTCCAACTAGCAACTTCACCAGTCTACAAAGACTTTTTGCTAACCAGGGACTGGACTTGAAAGACCTGGTCGTGCTATCAGGTGCTCACACAATCGGGGTATCACATTGTTCATCATTCTCGAATCGCCTTTACAATTTCACTGGAGTGCTAGGTACTCAGGACCCAGCGCTAGATAGCGAATACGCTGCCAATCTCAAGGCAAGGAAGTGCAGAAGTCTTAATGACAATACCACTATAGTAGAAATGGACCCTGGAAGTTTCAGGACATTTGATCTTAGCTACTACGGGCACTTACTCAAGAGACGAGGTCTCTTCCAGTCTGATTCTGCCTTAACCACAAACTCCACTACATTGTCATTCGTCAACCAGCTGCTCCAAGGTTCACTTGAGAATTTCTTTGCTGAATTCGCAGATTCCATGGAGAAAATGGGCAGAATCAACGTTAAGACTGGCACAGTTGGAGAGATTAGAAAGCAGTGTGCAGTGGTGAATAGCTAA
- the LOC18106988 gene encoding peroxidase 3, with translation MGRIGYFGMLIFGLLAFMGSTEAQLKMGFYNTSCPKAEKIVQGFVNQHIHNAPSLAATLIRMHFHDCFVRGCDASVLLNTTSGEQPEKAATPNLTLRGFDFIDRVKRLVEAECPGIVSCADILTLVARDSIVATGGPFWRVPTGRRDGLISRSSEALSNVPSPMINFTTLQTLFANQGLDLKDLVLLSGAHTIGIAHCQSFSNRLYNFTGTGDEDPALDSEYAANLKARKCRSISDNTTIVEMDPGSRKTFDLSYYKLLLKRRGLFQSDAALTTNSNTLSMIRQILQGSIDFRSEFSKSMEKMGRIRVKTGSNGEIRRQCALVNS, from the exons ATGGGAAGGATTGGGTATTTCGGGATGCTAATCTTTGGTCTTTTAGCATTTATGGGCTCAACCGAAGCTCAACTAAAGATGGGTTTTTATAATACAAGCTGCCCGAAAGCTGAGAAGATTGTGCAAGGCTTTGTAAACCAGCACATCCACAACGCTCCATCATTGGCTGCAACCTTAATCAGAATGCATTTCCATGATTGCTTCGTCAGG GGTTGCGATGCATCTGTGCTGTTGAACACAACTTCCGGCGAACAACCTGAAAAGGCAGCAACTCCAAATCTTACACTCAGAGGCTTTGACTTCATCGACAGAGTGAAACGCCTAGTTGAAGCTGAATGTCCTGGAATTGTGTCTTGTGCTGATATCCTCACCTTGGTCGCTAGGGACAGTATAGTAGCCACA GGAGGTCCATTCTGGAGAGTTCCGACTGGCCGGCGAGACGGTTTGATCTCCAGGTCCTCAGAGGCCTTGTCCAACGTCCCATCTCCCATGATCAACTTCACCACTCTACAAACACTGTTTGCTAACCAAGGTCTTGATTTGAAAGACCTGGTCTTGCTTTCTG GTGCTCATACCATTGGCATTGCTCATTGTCAATCGTTTTCGAACCGGCTATACAATTTCACTGGGACTGGAGATGAAGACCCAGCTCTAGATAGCGAATATGCTGCGAATTTGAAGGCTAGAAAGTGCAGAAGTATTAGCGATAACACTACTATAGTTGAGATGGACCCTGGAAGCAGAAAGACATTTGATCTTAGCTACTATAAACTCTTGCTGAAGAGAAGAGGTCTATTTCAATCAGATGCTGCCTTGACCACAAACTCTAATACATTGTCTATGATCCGCCAAATACTACAGGGTTCAATAGATTTCCGTTCTGAATTTTCCAAATCCATGGAGAAAATGGGCAGAATTCGTGTTAAAACTGGCTCGAATGGCGAGATTAGAAGGCAATGTGCTTTGGTTAATAGCTAA
- the LOC18106979 gene encoding protein translation factor SUI1 homolog isoform X3 gives MFKLPVHANSASSLDDIDPFAEANADDSGAGAKDYVHVRVQQRNGRKSLTTVQGLKKEYSYSKIQKDLKKEFCCNGTVVQDPELGQVIQLQGDQRKNVSTFLIQGTTVSGLARIVGM, from the exons ATGTTTAAATTACCAGTTCATGCTAACAGCGCTTCTTCATTGGATGACATAGATCCCTTCGCTGAGGCAAATGCTGATGACTCTGGTGCTGGGGCAAAGGATTATGTTCATGTGCGTGTACAACAGCGAAATGGCAGGAAAAGCCTGACTACTGTTCAAGGGTTGAAGAAGGAATATAGCTACAGCAAGATACAAAAGGACCTCAAGAAAGAGTTCTGCTGCAATGGAACTGTTGTCCAGGACCCTGAGTTAGGCCAG GTCATTCAACTTCAGGGTGATCAAAGGAAGAACGTTTCCACCTTCCTCATTCAG GGCACGACTGTATCTGGACTGGCTCGAATTGTAGGGATGTGA
- the LOC18106980 gene encoding APO protein 4, mitochondrial produces MALRKKLWENIVEEFSKTYFMHSRFYSSRVDFKKLRPMILKRIQNRAKDYPVKGMVPVAREVLEKRKLLIQGVSTLMEVFPVLACKFCPEVYIGEKGHLIQTCYGYKRCGRKRVHEWIPGGLNDILVPVETFRLDNMFQDVIEHDQRFDFDRVPAVVELCRQAGANIDDENLHPGMLDLDGGIGHIDGGEPFSPSHLMYIAKEILDAWEKLRSGVQRLLLVYPSKVCKHCSEVHIGPSGHKARLCGVFKFESWHGKHFWKKAEVDDLVPPKIVWRRRPQDPLVLVNEGRDFYGHAPAVVDLCTKTGIIVPTKYSCMMKIQGLSAPVSR; encoded by the exons ATGGCTTTGAGGAAGAAACTATGGGAGAATATTGTGGAAGAATTCAGTAAAACCTATTTTATGCATTCGAGATTTTATAGTTCAAGAGTCGACTTTAAGAAGCTAAGGCCTATGATATTAAAGAGGATTCAAAATCGTGCCAAGGATTATCCGGTGAAAGGAATGGTCCCGGTTGCCCGAGAGgttcttgaaaaaagaaagcttCTTATTCAAGGTGTTTCCACTCTTATGGAAGTTTTTCCGGTCCTGGCTTGCAA GTTCTGTCCTGAAGTATATATTGGTGAGAAGGGTCATTTGATTCAGACTTGTTATGGTTACAAGCGTTGTGGTAGGAAGCGGGTTCATGAATGGATCCCTGGGGGTTTAAATGATATACTGGTGCCAGTAGAGACATTTCGCTTAGATAACATGTTCCAAGATGTTATCGAACATGACCAAAGGTTTGATTTTGATCGTGTTCCTGCAGTTGTGGAGTTATGCAGGCAGGCAGGTGCCAATATAGATGATGAGAATCTCCACCCTGGCATGTTGGATTTGGACGGGGGGATTGGTCATATTGATGGAGGTGAGCCTTTCTCACCTAGCCATTTGATGTATATAGCCAAAGAAATTCTCGATGCATGGGAGAAGCTTAGATCAGGTGTGCAAAGGTTGTTGTTGGTTTATCCATCCAAAGTTTGCAAGCATTGTTCTGAAGTTCATATTGGGCCATCTGGACACAAGGCTCGGCTTTGTGGGGTATTTAAGTTTGAGAGCTGGCATGGGAAGCACTTCTGGAAGAAGGCAGAAGTTGATGATTTAGTGCCTCCGAAGATTGTGTGGCGGCGGCGGCCTCAAGATCCTCTTGTTCTTGTGAATGAAGGGCGAGATTTTTACGGACATGCACCAGCAGTGGTGGATCTATGCACGAAGACTGGCATTATTGTACCAACAAAGTATTCTTGCATGATGAAAATTCAGGGTTTATCAGCACCTGTTTCAAGATGA
- the LOC18106985 gene encoding anaphase-promoting complex subunit 11, which translates to MGFEKDNESEAATWHAVASWTWDAQDETCGICRMAFDGCCPDCKLPGDDCPLIWGACNHAFHLHCILKWVNSQTSQAHCPMCRREWQFKE; encoded by the exons ATGGGTTTC GAGAAAGACAATGAAAGTGAAGCTGCTAC GTGGCATGCTGTTGCTTCATGGACTTGGGATGCTCAGGATGAAACATGTGGGATATGTAGGATGGCCTTTGATGGTTGCTGTCCTGATTGTAAACTCCCTGGGGATGATTGCCCACTTA TTTGGGGTGCATGCAACCATGCGTTCCATCTTCATTGCATCTTGAAATGGGTGAATTCACAGACATCACAAGCACACTGTCCCATGTGCCGAAGGGAATGGCAGTTCAAGGAATAA
- the LOC18106979 gene encoding protein translation factor SUI1 homolog isoform X2 — MFKLPVHANSASSLDDIDPFAEANADDSGAGAKDYVHVRVQQRNGRKSLTTVQGLKKEYSYSKIQKDLKKEFCCNGTVVQDPELGQVIQLQGDQRKNVSTFLIQSGIAKKENIKIHGF, encoded by the exons ATGTTTAAATTACCAGTTCATGCTAACAGCGCTTCTTCATTGGATGACATAGATCCCTTCGCTGAGGCAAATGCTGATGACTCTGGTGCTGGGGCAAAGGATTATGTTCATGTGCGTGTACAACAGCGAAATGGCAGGAAAAGCCTGACTACTGTTCAAGGGTTGAAGAAGGAATATAGCTACAGCAAGATACAAAAGGACCTCAAGAAAGAGTTCTGCTGCAATGGAACTGTTGTCCAGGACCCTGAGTTAGGCCAG GTCATTCAACTTCAGGGTGATCAAAGGAAGAACGTTTCCACCTTCCTCATTCAG TCTGGCATTGCGAAGAAGGAAAACATCAAGATTCATGGTTTCTAA